From one Sulfurimonas sp. HSL-3221 genomic stretch:
- the rpoC gene encoding DNA-directed RNA polymerase subunit beta', which yields MSKLVPIEVTEENRPKDIKQLQFRLASPEKILSWSHGEVKKPETINYRTLKPERDGLFCAKIFGPVRDYECLCGKYKKMRYKGVVCEKCGVEVTTSKVRRTRMGHIDLVTPVAHIWYVSSLPSRIGTLLGVKMKDLERVLYYEAYIVKSGGEAFYDAEQSAPVLKYDVLNEEQYRTLYQRYSESGFVAQMGGEVIRDLLDDIDLVELFSVLKEEMEGTRSEAKRKTIVKRLKVIESFLNSGNNPAWMMLSVLPVLPPDLRPLVSLDGGKFAVSDVNDLYRRVINRNQRLKRLIELEAPEIIVRNEKRMLQESVDALFDNGRRANAVKGANKRPLKSLSEVIKGKQGRFRQNLLGKRVDFSGRSVIVVGPDLKMDQCGLPKKMALELFKPHLIAKLEDKGYATTVKAAKKMIEDQTNEVWECLSEIVEGYPIMLNRAPTLHKLSIQAFHPRLIDGKAIQLHPLVCAAFNADFDGDQMAVHVPLSAEAIAEAKVLMLSSMNILLPASGKAIATPSQDMVLGIYYISLEKNGVVGSNKLFANVDEIRIALEQGALDLHARIRTRVDGRMITTTVGRLLIKEILPDFVPVDLWNRVMKKKAINALVDYVQKHGGIAVTAGFLDRLKNLGFKHATEAGVSISVDDVIVPEEKPELIAQSKAKVKEIQKQYEAGLLTEQERYNKIIDVWTDVNNTLAGDMMHLIENDKAGFNSIYMMADSGARGSAAQIRQLAGMRGLMAKPDGSIIETPIISNFKEGLNVLEYFISTHGARKGLADTALKTANAGYLTRKLVDVAQNVKIVEDDCGSHEGIEITDISIGNEMIEPLEDRIYGRVLAEDAIDPITNEILYPEGELIDEIKASKIVEAGIKSVHIRTPATCKSEGGVCALCYGKNLGTGELVRKGEAVGIIAAQSIGEPGTQLTLRTFHVGGTASSTREERQVTATKKGFIRYYNLKTYKNQEGKNIVANRRNAGVLLVEPKIKAPFDGTIDIQSIHDEVLISVSNGDQTQRYTLRKTEVARPNELAGVSGKIEGKFYLPYESGATVTAHESIVETIRDGWNVPNRIPYASELLVDDGAPVTQRVEAGAKGTVKFFLLKGDYLERYDAISKGYEVTEKGLFAVVVDADDREANRHYIARGSIVDIEDDAAAEASTVIAHAATTESLVIAEWDPYSNPIISEAAGTVKFEDIIPGVTASEQFDELTGKTRLMINEYIAPEYKPAIVLATETGEIIRYAVEPKTAVFAQDGAEVNVADILAKTPKALQKSRDITGGLPRVSELFEARKPKDVALIAEIDGVVSFGKPLRGKERIIITGENGIMKEYFVDKNQNALVHPGEFVHAGERLSDGMVSSHEILRILGVKALYNYLVSEVQQVYRRQGVNIADKHIEVIFTQMIRQVKIVKSGDTKFIQGDLVSKNRFKEENEKILRLGGEPAIAEPFLVGITRASVSADSIISAASFQDTTKVLTEAAVSAKIDDLTDMKENVIIGRTIPAGTGMYKEFTIDFDA from the coding sequence ATGAGCAAATTAGTGCCGATTGAAGTAACGGAAGAGAATCGCCCGAAGGACATTAAACAGCTGCAGTTCCGCCTGGCGAGCCCGGAGAAGATCCTCTCCTGGAGCCACGGCGAAGTCAAAAAGCCGGAGACAATCAACTACCGCACCCTGAAACCGGAGCGCGACGGCCTTTTCTGTGCCAAGATCTTCGGTCCGGTCCGCGATTACGAGTGTCTCTGCGGCAAATACAAGAAGATGCGCTACAAGGGTGTCGTCTGTGAGAAGTGTGGCGTTGAAGTCACGACTTCCAAAGTCCGCCGTACCCGCATGGGTCACATCGACCTGGTCACGCCGGTAGCGCACATCTGGTACGTCAGCTCCCTGCCGAGCCGTATCGGTACCCTCCTCGGTGTCAAGATGAAAGACCTCGAGCGCGTACTCTACTACGAAGCGTACATCGTCAAAAGCGGCGGCGAAGCGTTCTATGATGCGGAACAGAGCGCCCCGGTTCTGAAGTACGACGTCCTCAACGAAGAGCAGTACCGTACCCTGTACCAGCGCTACAGCGAGAGCGGTTTCGTTGCCCAGATGGGTGGCGAGGTTATCCGTGACCTGCTCGACGACATCGACCTCGTCGAGCTCTTCTCCGTCCTCAAAGAGGAGATGGAGGGGACCCGTTCCGAAGCGAAGCGCAAAACGATCGTCAAGCGTCTGAAGGTCATCGAATCCTTCCTGAATTCCGGGAACAACCCGGCATGGATGATGCTCTCGGTTCTGCCGGTTCTGCCGCCGGATCTGCGTCCGCTGGTTTCTCTGGACGGGGGCAAGTTCGCCGTCTCCGACGTCAACGACCTCTACCGCCGTGTTATCAACCGTAACCAGCGTCTGAAGCGTCTGATCGAGCTCGAAGCGCCGGAGATTATCGTGCGCAACGAGAAGCGTATGCTTCAGGAATCCGTTGACGCCCTCTTCGACAACGGCCGCCGTGCCAATGCCGTCAAGGGTGCGAACAAGCGTCCGCTGAAATCCCTCTCCGAGGTCATCAAAGGTAAACAGGGACGTTTCCGTCAGAACCTTCTCGGTAAGCGTGTCGACTTCTCCGGCCGTTCCGTCATCGTCGTCGGTCCGGACCTCAAGATGGACCAGTGCGGTCTGCCGAAAAAGATGGCCCTTGAGCTCTTCAAGCCGCACCTGATCGCGAAGCTCGAAGACAAGGGTTACGCGACAACGGTCAAAGCGGCCAAGAAGATGATCGAAGACCAGACCAACGAAGTCTGGGAGTGTCTTTCAGAGATCGTCGAAGGCTATCCGATCATGCTCAACCGTGCGCCGACGCTGCACAAACTCTCGATTCAGGCCTTCCACCCGCGCCTGATCGACGGTAAAGCGATCCAGCTGCACCCGCTCGTCTGTGCGGCCTTCAACGCCGACTTCGACGGTGACCAGATGGCGGTCCACGTGCCGCTCTCCGCCGAGGCGATTGCGGAAGCGAAAGTGCTGATGCTCTCATCCATGAACATTCTGCTTCCGGCCTCCGGTAAAGCGATCGCGACACCGTCGCAGGATATGGTCCTCGGGATCTACTATATCTCCCTGGAGAAGAATGGCGTCGTCGGTTCGAACAAACTCTTCGCCAATGTTGACGAGATCCGTATCGCGCTGGAGCAGGGTGCGCTTGATCTGCACGCCCGCATCCGTACCCGTGTCGACGGACGCATGATCACGACGACGGTCGGCCGCCTTCTTATCAAGGAGATCCTGCCTGACTTCGTCCCGGTCGATCTGTGGAACCGCGTCATGAAGAAAAAGGCGATCAACGCCCTGGTCGACTACGTCCAGAAACACGGTGGCATCGCTGTTACGGCGGGCTTCCTTGACCGTCTGAAGAACCTCGGTTTCAAACATGCGACGGAAGCGGGTGTCTCCATCTCCGTTGACGACGTTATCGTCCCGGAAGAGAAGCCGGAACTGATCGCGCAGTCCAAGGCGAAGGTCAAAGAGATCCAGAAGCAGTACGAAGCGGGTCTTCTGACCGAGCAGGAGCGCTACAACAAGATCATCGACGTCTGGACCGACGTTAACAATACGCTTGCGGGCGATATGATGCATCTGATCGAGAACGACAAAGCCGGGTTCAACTCCATCTACATGATGGCCGACTCCGGGGCGCGGGGTTCTGCAGCCCAGATCCGTCAGCTCGCCGGTATGCGGGGTCTGATGGCGAAGCCGGACGGCTCGATCATCGAAACGCCGATTATCTCGAACTTTAAAGAGGGTCTGAACGTCCTCGAGTACTTTATTTCGACCCACGGTGCCCGTAAAGGTCTCGCGGATACCGCGCTTAAGACCGCGAATGCCGGTTACCTGACGCGTAAACTCGTCGACGTCGCGCAGAACGTGAAGATCGTCGAGGATGACTGTGGTTCCCACGAGGGGATCGAGATCACGGATATCTCCATCGGTAACGAAATGATCGAACCGCTCGAAGACCGTATCTACGGCCGCGTACTCGCGGAAGACGCGATCGACCCGATCACCAACGAGATCCTCTACCCCGAGGGCGAGCTGATCGACGAGATCAAGGCGAGCAAGATCGTCGAAGCGGGCATCAAGTCGGTACATATCCGCACACCGGCGACCTGTAAGTCCGAAGGCGGCGTCTGTGCGCTCTGTTACGGTAAAAACCTCGGAACGGGCGAACTGGTCCGCAAAGGGGAAGCCGTCGGTATTATCGCGGCGCAGTCGATCGGGGAACCGGGTACGCAGCTGACCCTGCGTACCTTCCACGTCGGTGGTACGGCGTCCAGTACCCGTGAAGAGCGCCAGGTCACGGCAACGAAGAAAGGTTTCATCCGTTACTACAACCTGAAAACCTATAAGAACCAGGAAGGCAAGAACATCGTTGCCAACCGCCGTAATGCGGGTGTGCTCCTGGTCGAGCCGAAGATCAAGGCACCGTTCGACGGTACGATCGACATTCAGTCGATCCACGACGAGGTCCTTATCAGCGTCAGCAACGGGGACCAGACCCAGCGCTATACCCTGCGTAAGACCGAGGTCGCCCGTCCGAACGAACTGGCCGGCGTCAGCGGTAAGATCGAAGGGAAGTTCTACCTGCCGTACGAAAGCGGCGCGACGGTAACGGCACACGAATCGATCGTAGAAACAATCCGCGACGGCTGGAACGTTCCGAACCGTATCCCGTACGCCTCCGAGCTTCTCGTCGATGACGGTGCACCGGTCACACAGCGCGTCGAAGCGGGTGCGAAGGGTACGGTCAAGTTCTTCCTCCTCAAAGGGGATTACCTTGAGCGCTACGATGCGATCAGCAAGGGGTACGAAGTCACGGAGAAGGGGCTCTTCGCCGTGGTCGTCGATGCCGACGACCGTGAAGCGAACCGCCACTACATCGCCCGCGGCTCCATCGTCGATATCGAGGACGATGCGGCGGCAGAGGCCTCAACGGTCATCGCACACGCAGCGACGACGGAATCCCTCGTCATCGCCGAGTGGGACCCGTACTCCAACCCGATCATCTCCGAAGCGGCCGGTACGGTCAAGTTCGAAGATATCATTCCGGGTGTGACGGCCTCCGAGCAGTTCGATGAACTGACGGGCAAAACGCGTCTGATGATCAACGAATACATCGCGCCGGAATACAAGCCTGCGATCGTGCTGGCAACGGAAACCGGCGAGATCATCCGCTACGCGGTTGAACCGAAGACGGCGGTCTTCGCCCAGGACGGTGCGGAGGTCAACGTCGCCGACATCCTGGCGAAGACACCGAAAGCGCTCCAGAAGTCCCGGGACATTACCGGGGGTCTTCCGCGGGTTTCCGAGCTCTTCGAAGCGCGTAAACCGAAAGATGTCGCCCTCATCGCCGAGATCGACGGTGTTGTCAGCTTCGGCAAGCCGCTGCGCGGCAAGGAACGTATCATCATTACCGGTGAAAACGGCATCATGAAAGAGTACTTTGTCGACAAGAACCAAAACGCCCTGGTCCACCCGGGCGAATTCGTTCACGCCGGCGAACGTCTCTCCGACGGTATGGTCTCGAGCCACGAGATCCTGCGCATCCTCGGTGTCAAAGCGCTGTACAACTACCTGGTCAGTGAAGTCCAGCAGGTCTACCGCCGCCAGGGGGTTAACATCGCGGACAAACACATCGAGGTCATCTTTACCCAGATGATCCGCCAGGTCAAGATCGTCAAGTCCGGCGATACGAAGTTCATTCAGGGCGACCTCGTCTCGAAGAACCGTTTCAAAGAGGAGAACGAGAAGATCCTGCGCCTGGGCGGCGAGCCGGCGATCGCCGAGCCGTTCCTGGTCGGTATCACCCGTGCCTCTGTCAGTGCGGACTCGATCATCTCCGCGGCGTCCTTCCAGGATACGACCAAGGTCCTGACCGAAGCGGCGGTCTCCGCGAAGATCGACGACCTGACCGATATGAAAGAGAACGTCATCATCGGTCGTACGATCCCGGCCGGTACCGGTATGTACAAAGAGTTCACGATCGACTTCGACGCGTAA
- the rpsL gene encoding 30S ribosomal protein S12 produces MPTINQLIRKERKAAIKKSKSPALVNCPQRRGVCTRVYTTTPKKPNSALRKVAKVRLTSGFEVISYIGGEGHNLQEHSIVLVRGGRVKDLPGVKYHIVRGALDTAGVANRTVARSKYGTKRPKK; encoded by the coding sequence ATGCCTACAATCAATCAGTTGATTCGTAAAGAGCGCAAGGCTGCGATCAAGAAATCCAAGTCTCCTGCACTCGTAAACTGCCCGCAGCGCCGCGGCGTCTGTACGCGCGTTTACACGACAACACCGAAGAAACCGAACTCGGCGCTTCGTAAAGTCGCAAAAGTCCGCCTGACATCAGGATTCGAGGTTATCTCTTACATCGGTGGTGAAGGTCACAACCTGCAAGAGCACTCTATCGTTCTCGTACGCGGCGGTCGTGTCAAAGACCTTCCGGGTGTTAAGTATCACATCGTTCGCGGTGCGCTCGATACTGCCGGTGTTGCCAACCGTACGGTTGCACGTTCTAAATACGGTACGAAACGTCCGAAGAAATAA
- the rpsG gene encoding 30S ribosomal protein S7, giving the protein MRRRRAPVREIMPDPVHGSKVLTKFINKIMLDGKKSTAEKIMYSALDIISARGEKPGIEIFNEAIDNIKPVLEVKSRRVGGATYQVPVEVRPVRQLSLAIRWLVDAARKRNERTMAERLANELMDAASDKGSAFKKKEDTYKMAEANKAFAHYRW; this is encoded by the coding sequence ATGCGTAGAAGAAGAGCGCCCGTCCGTGAGATTATGCCTGACCCGGTTCACGGCAGCAAAGTCCTGACGAAGTTCATCAATAAAATCATGCTCGACGGTAAGAAGAGCACCGCTGAGAAGATTATGTACAGCGCGCTGGATATCATCAGTGCCCGCGGCGAAAAGCCGGGTATCGAAATCTTCAACGAAGCGATCGACAACATCAAGCCGGTCCTGGAAGTCAAGAGCCGCCGCGTCGGTGGGGCAACCTATCAGGTTCCAGTAGAAGTACGCCCTGTCCGCCAACTCTCCCTGGCGATCCGCTGGCTTGTCGATGCTGCCCGTAAACGCAATGAGCGTACGATGGCAGAACGCCTGGCGAACGAACTGATGGATGCAGCGTCCGATAAAGGTTCTGCATTCAAGAAGAAAGAAGATACCTACAAGATGGCAGAAGCGAACAAAGCGTTCGCCCACTATCGCTGGTAA
- the fusA gene encoding elongation factor G, protein MARSHKLEDVRNIGIAAHIDAGKTTTTERILFYTGVEHKIGEVHDGAATMDWMEQEQERGITITSAATTCTWDGKQINIIDTPGHVDFTIEVERSMRVLDGAVSVFCAVGGVQPQSETVWRQRNRYGVPSIVFVNKMDRIGADFYEVENQIRDRLKGNPVPIQLPIGAEDNFEGIVDLVKMKEIVWDADAAMGSAYHEQEIRAELQDKADEYREKMIEEISSVDGNEELMEKFLEGEEISNDEIIAAIKRATIAMHIVPMTAGTAFKNKGVQTLLDAVVAYLPAPTEVAAIKGTMMDDEEKEVAVESTDNGPFAALAFKIMTDPFVGQLTFIRVYRGILESGSYAHNTTKDKKERVGRIMKMHAIKREEVKEIYAGEIGAVVGLKDTTTGDTLASEKDKVVLERMDFPEPVISVAVEPKTKADQEKMGIALGKLAAEDPSFRVHTDEESGQTIISGMGELHLEIIVDRMKREFKVEAEVGAPQVAYRESIKNEVNQEYKYAKQSGGRGQFGHVYLRIKPGEPGSGYIFHNEIKGGVIPKEFIPAVQKGCEEAMQNGILAGYPIEDVEVALYDGSYHDVDSSEMAFKLAASMGFKEGARKANPAILEPLMKVEVEVPEEYMGDVIGDLNRRRGQVNNMGDRAGNKIVDAFVPLSEMFGYSTDLRSSTQGRATYSMEFDHYEEVPRNVADEIIKKRNG, encoded by the coding sequence ATGGCAAGATCTCATAAACTCGAAGATGTAAGAAATATCGGTATCGCCGCGCACATCGATGCGGGTAAGACGACGACGACCGAACGTATCCTCTTCTATACCGGTGTTGAGCACAAGATCGGTGAGGTACACGACGGTGCGGCGACGATGGACTGGATGGAGCAGGAGCAGGAGCGCGGTATTACGATTACTTCCGCAGCGACAACTTGTACCTGGGACGGTAAACAGATCAACATTATCGACACCCCGGGCCACGTCGACTTCACCATCGAAGTTGAGCGTTCCATGCGTGTTCTTGATGGTGCGGTTTCCGTATTCTGTGCCGTCGGTGGTGTTCAGCCGCAGTCTGAGACTGTATGGCGCCAGCGTAACCGCTACGGTGTACCGTCTATCGTTTTCGTCAACAAGATGGACCGTATCGGCGCGGACTTCTACGAAGTCGAAAACCAGATCCGCGACCGCCTCAAAGGTAACCCGGTTCCGATCCAGCTGCCGATCGGTGCGGAAGACAACTTTGAAGGTATCGTCGACCTCGTCAAGATGAAAGAGATCGTCTGGGATGCCGACGCGGCAATGGGTTCTGCTTACCATGAGCAGGAGATCCGTGCTGAACTCCAGGACAAAGCGGACGAGTACCGCGAAAAGATGATCGAAGAGATCTCCTCTGTCGACGGCAACGAAGAGCTGATGGAGAAATTCCTCGAAGGCGAAGAGATCTCCAACGACGAGATCATCGCAGCGATCAAACGTGCAACGATCGCAATGCACATCGTTCCGATGACTGCCGGTACGGCATTCAAGAACAAAGGTGTTCAGACGCTGCTCGACGCGGTTGTCGCTTACCTGCCGGCGCCGACGGAAGTCGCGGCGATCAAGGGTACGATGATGGATGACGAAGAGAAAGAAGTCGCTGTCGAGTCTACGGACAACGGACCGTTCGCGGCCCTGGCGTTCAAGATCATGACCGACCCGTTCGTCGGCCAGCTGACATTTATCCGTGTCTACCGCGGTATCCTGGAGTCAGGTTCTTACGCGCACAACACGACGAAAGACAAGAAAGAGCGTGTCGGCCGTATCATGAAGATGCACGCCATCAAGCGCGAAGAGGTCAAAGAGATCTACGCGGGTGAAATCGGTGCGGTCGTCGGTCTGAAAGACACGACTACGGGTGATACCCTCGCGTCCGAGAAAGACAAGGTCGTTCTCGAGCGTATGGACTTCCCGGAGCCGGTTATCTCCGTTGCGGTTGAGCCGAAAACAAAAGCCGACCAGGAAAAAATGGGTATCGCACTGGGTAAACTGGCTGCGGAAGACCCTTCTTTCCGTGTCCACACCGACGAAGAGTCCGGCCAGACCATTATCTCCGGTATGGGTGAGCTTCACCTCGAGATCATCGTCGACCGTATGAAGCGCGAGTTCAAAGTCGAAGCCGAAGTCGGTGCGCCGCAGGTTGCTTACCGCGAATCGATCAAGAACGAAGTCAACCAGGAGTACAAGTACGCCAAGCAGTCAGGCGGTCGCGGTCAGTTCGGCCACGTCTACCTGCGCATCAAGCCGGGCGAGCCGGGTTCTGGTTACATCTTCCACAACGAGATCAAAGGTGGTGTTATTCCGAAAGAATTCATCCCTGCGGTTCAGAAGGGTTGTGAAGAAGCGATGCAGAACGGTATCCTTGCGGGTTACCCGATCGAAGACGTCGAAGTCGCTCTCTATGACGGTTCCTACCACGATGTCGACTCCTCTGAGATGGCGTTTAAACTTGCCGCTTCCATGGGCTTCAAAGAGGGTGCGCGCAAAGCGAACCCTGCAATCCTTGAACCGCTGATGAAGGTCGAGGTCGAAGTACCGGAAGAGTACATGGGTGACGTGATCGGTGACCTTAACCGCCGCCGCGGTCAGGTTAACAACATGGGCGACCGTGCTGGTAACAAGATCGTTGACGCCTTCGTACCGCTCTCCGAGATGTTCGGTTACTCTACGGACCTGCGTTCTTCTACGCAGGGACGTGCGACCTACTCTATGGAGTTCGACCACTACGAAGAAGTTCCGCGCAACGTCGCAGACGAGATCATCAAGAAGCGCAACGGCTAA
- a CDS encoding DUF3108 domain-containing protein → MRMLALFTAAAFSLYAGTIEARYAISFWVIGQVGSATLRLQTDAGRYRIEANATLQGVAALLAHHHSEFFQSEGRIDAEGRLVPERYRVLRTMDDYRREQLYRFGPGGIYRSQHEKMRVTLRRFDAASMRYVTTIRPAEHRAFLREPYRADNDLLTLYFNVRQQLATLVPEQPLTFNAAGAGGGKVHIERTLLPYHYRVQLDQDIFRSAHGEMAIETDESFYVKSAILQDVLLFGDLKVEREWLKESP, encoded by the coding sequence ATGCGTATGCTCGCCCTGTTCACCGCCGCCGCATTCAGCCTGTACGCCGGAACGATCGAAGCGCGCTATGCCATTTCATTCTGGGTCATCGGGCAGGTCGGGAGCGCCACACTGAGGCTCCAGACAGACGCGGGCCGTTACCGCATCGAAGCGAACGCGACGCTGCAAGGCGTTGCCGCCCTGCTCGCGCACCATCACAGCGAATTTTTTCAGAGCGAGGGGCGTATCGACGCCGAGGGACGCCTTGTTCCCGAACGCTACCGCGTCCTACGGACGATGGACGACTACCGCCGCGAACAGCTCTACCGTTTCGGGCCCGGCGGCATCTACCGCTCCCAACACGAAAAAATGCGCGTTACCCTGCGCCGGTTCGACGCCGCCTCCATGCGCTATGTCACGACAATAAGACCCGCCGAGCACCGCGCCTTCCTACGCGAACCCTATCGCGCCGACAACGACCTGCTGACCCTCTATTTCAATGTCCGGCAGCAGCTCGCAACGCTCGTGCCGGAGCAGCCCCTGACCTTCAATGCCGCGGGGGCAGGCGGGGGAAAAGTGCATATCGAACGCACCCTCTTACCATACCACTACAGGGTCCAGCTCGATCAGGATATTTTCCGAAGTGCCCACGGGGAGATGGCAATCGAAACGGACGAATCGTTTTACGTTAAAAGTGCTATCTTACAGGATGTTTTACTGTTTGGTGATTTGAAAGTAGAGCGGGAGTGGTTGAAAGAGAGCCCGTAG
- a CDS encoding arginyltransferase: MKTQGANRLLKECALEEKCAYLPDQGQTTHYKIIAHCSPSYCDHLIRRGWRRFGEMFFRPICSDCSACESIKIDVASYRFSRSEKRVLRKNEDLSVMIRRPGMSRKHLELFTDYHHYMHHHRGWDEQPVTPRNYYSSFVHGYNDFGYEVLYFDRERLIGVDLIDILPSGISSIYFYYDPEYAGRSLGKYSLLQQIKMAKERGLPWIYLGYYVEGCQSLMYKRAYTPLLQLQGRPADEETDIWTDLPS; encoded by the coding sequence ATGAAAACCCAGGGCGCGAACCGGCTGCTCAAAGAGTGCGCCCTCGAAGAGAAGTGCGCCTACCTCCCCGATCAAGGGCAGACGACGCACTACAAGATCATCGCCCACTGTTCTCCGAGCTACTGCGATCACCTCATTCGCCGGGGCTGGCGCCGATTCGGCGAGATGTTCTTCCGGCCCATCTGCAGCGACTGCAGCGCCTGCGAAAGTATCAAGATAGACGTCGCGTCCTACCGGTTCAGCCGCTCGGAAAAACGGGTCCTGCGAAAAAACGAGGACCTCAGTGTCATGATCCGCCGCCCCGGGATGAGCCGGAAACACCTCGAGCTCTTCACCGACTATCACCACTATATGCACCACCACCGCGGATGGGACGAGCAGCCCGTCACGCCCCGCAACTACTACAGCTCTTTCGTTCACGGCTACAACGACTTCGGCTACGAGGTGCTCTATTTCGACCGGGAACGCCTCATCGGCGTCGATCTCATCGATATCCTTCCCAGCGGCATCTCCTCGATCTACTTCTACTATGATCCCGAGTACGCCGGCCGCTCCCTCGGAAAATACTCCCTGCTGCAGCAGATCAAAATGGCCAAGGAGCGCGGCCTGCCCTGGATCTATCTCGGCTACTATGTCGAAGGGTGCCAAAGCCTAATGTACAAACGCGCCTACACCCCTCTTCTGCAGCTGCAGGGACGCCCCGCCGACGAAGAGACCGACATCTGGACCGACCTCCCCTCCTAG
- the prfB gene encoding peptide chain release factor 2: MDHYEYGELLKTLKTKMQNITGVVQPDAINTRLEAIAELENSQDFWNDAANAAVVQKEKTQLERKLAKYETAAGALDDAADLYEMAKEEGDEETVQTLFDEAADLEENVRTMEIEVLLSGPNDGNNAIVSIHPGAGGTESQDWASILLRMYTRWAERRGFSVETLDYQSGEEAGIKDASIIIKGENAYGYLKVENGIHRLVRISPFDSNAKRHTSFTSVLVSPEIEDDIDIVIEDKDIRIDTYRASGAGGQHVNKTESAIRITHIPTNIVVQCQNDRSQHKNKATAMKMLKSRLYEYELELKRAEEAGIEKSEIGWGHQIRSYVMQPYQQVKDTRSNEAYSNVTGILDGDIDKMLEGVLITQSRG; encoded by the coding sequence TTGGACCATTACGAATACGGCGAACTGCTGAAAACCCTTAAAACGAAGATGCAGAATATTACGGGCGTCGTCCAGCCCGATGCCATCAACACCCGCCTGGAAGCGATCGCGGAGCTGGAAAACTCCCAGGACTTCTGGAACGACGCCGCCAACGCCGCGGTCGTGCAGAAAGAGAAGACCCAGCTGGAACGCAAACTCGCCAAATACGAGACCGCAGCCGGGGCCCTCGACGACGCCGCCGACCTCTACGAGATGGCCAAGGAGGAGGGTGACGAGGAGACGGTCCAGACCCTCTTCGACGAAGCCGCCGATCTGGAAGAGAACGTCCGCACCATGGAAATTGAGGTGCTGCTCAGCGGTCCCAACGACGGCAACAACGCCATCGTCTCCATCCACCCGGGCGCGGGCGGTACCGAGTCCCAGGACTGGGCCTCCATTTTGCTGCGGATGTATACCCGCTGGGCGGAACGGCGCGGCTTCAGCGTCGAGACCCTCGACTACCAAAGCGGCGAAGAGGCGGGGATCAAAGACGCCTCCATCATCATCAAGGGCGAGAACGCCTACGGCTACCTGAAAGTCGAAAACGGCATTCACCGCCTCGTGCGCATCAGCCCCTTCGACTCCAACGCCAAGCGCCACACCTCCTTTACCTCGGTGCTCGTCTCCCCGGAGATCGAGGATGACATCGACATCGTCATCGAGGACAAGGATATCCGTATCGACACCTACCGCGCCTCCGGCGCCGGCGGCCAGCACGTCAACAAGACCGAATCGGCCATCCGTATCACCCACATTCCGACGAATATCGTCGTGCAGTGCCAGAACGACCGGAGCCAGCACAAGAACAAGGCCACGGCCATGAAGATGCTCAAATCCCGCCTCTACGAGTATGAACTCGAACTCAAACGCGCGGAGGAAGCCGGGATCGAGAAGAGCGAGATCGGCTGGGGGCACCAGATCCGCTCCTACGTCATGCAGCCCTACCAGCAGGTCAAGGACACCCGTTCGAACGAGGCCTACTCCAACGTCACGGGCATCCTCGACGGCGACATCGACAAGATGCTCGAAGGGGTACTGATCACGCAGAGCAGGGGCTAG
- the panC gene encoding pantoate--beta-alanine ligase, protein MEIIKSPNALKAALKATQGSVGFVPTMGALHIGHKTLIQAAREANDIVVVSIFVNPTQFLAGEDLESYPRRKEADEKICSLAGVDYLFYPDVSDMYGEDEVSLIAPDVRGYILEGTSRPGHFSGVLTVVNKLLNIVRPDRAYFGRKDAQQLMLIQTMVKNLFMDVEIVPCHTVRDSDGLALSSRNAYLSADERGEALKISRALTKASHLVGRGVLESDRLYAEMLAVLEPLEVEHVAIVNRAFMPIDTVDVGNTIILVEAVVGTTRLLDNVWI, encoded by the coding sequence ATGGAGATTATCAAGAGCCCCAATGCCCTGAAAGCCGCGCTTAAAGCGACGCAGGGCAGTGTCGGCTTCGTTCCGACGATGGGGGCGCTTCACATCGGTCACAAGACGCTGATCCAGGCGGCCAGAGAGGCGAACGACATCGTCGTCGTCTCCATCTTCGTCAACCCGACGCAGTTCCTCGCCGGGGAGGACTTGGAGAGCTATCCGCGCCGCAAAGAGGCCGACGAAAAGATCTGCAGCCTGGCCGGGGTGGATTACCTCTTCTACCCCGATGTGTCTGACATGTACGGCGAGGACGAAGTGAGCCTCATCGCCCCGGATGTACGCGGCTACATTCTCGAAGGAACGTCGCGCCCGGGGCATTTTAGCGGGGTGCTGACGGTCGTCAACAAGCTGCTCAATATCGTCCGTCCCGACCGCGCCTATTTCGGCCGGAAAGATGCCCAGCAGCTGATGCTCATCCAGACGATGGTCAAGAACCTTTTTATGGACGTCGAGATCGTGCCGTGCCATACGGTACGCGACAGCGACGGGCTGGCACTGAGTTCGCGCAACGCCTACCTCTCCGCCGACGAACGCGGCGAAGCACTGAAGATCTCCCGCGCACTCACGAAGGCGTCGCATCTGGTCGGAAGGGGGGTCCTGGAAAGCGACCGCCTTTATGCGGAGATGCTGGCCGTCCTGGAACCGCTGGAAGTCGAACATGTGGCCATCGTCAACCGGGCGTTTATGCCGATAGACACCGTCGACGTCGGCAATACGATCATTCTTGTCGAGGCGGTTGTCGGGACGACGCGGCTTTTGGATAACGTCTGGATTTGA